In Quadrisphaera sp. DSM 44207, one DNA window encodes the following:
- the guaA gene encoding glutamine-hydrolyzing GMP synthase, giving the protein MDPARQPGVDPDVDPGDAEGQAEAHHRPVLVVDYGAQYAQLIARRVREARSYSEIVPGSTPVHRMLAKDPAAIILSGGPASVYAEGAPQLDPALFDAGVPVLGICYGFQAMASALGGDVARTGLREYGGTPVEVADADSTLLHGQPAQQSVWMSHGDAVRAAPEGFSVVASSPGAPVAAFEDDERRLYGVQWHPEVGHSAFGQRVLENFLRRGAGVPDDWTTGNVIAEQVERIRAQVGDARVLCGLSGGVDSAVAAALVQRAVGDQLTCVFVDHGLLRAGEAEQVEQDFVAATGVRLVVVDAVEQFLSALAGVTDPEAKRKVIGREFIRAFEGAARDLVTGSGAEDGGEVRFLVQGTLYPDVVESGGGEGAATIKSHHNVGGLPEDLRFELVEPLRTLFKDEVRAVGAELGLPEAIVWRQPFPGPGLGIRIVGEVTADRLETLRAADAVVREELSAAGLDRSIWQCPVVLLADVRSVGVQGDGRTYGHPVVLRPVTSEDAMTADWARLPHDLLARISTRITNEVPEVNRVVLDVTSKPPGTIEWE; this is encoded by the coding sequence ATGGACCCGGCGCGCCAGCCCGGCGTGGACCCGGACGTCGACCCCGGCGACGCCGAGGGCCAGGCCGAGGCGCACCACCGCCCCGTGCTCGTCGTCGACTACGGCGCGCAGTACGCCCAGCTGATCGCCCGGCGCGTGCGCGAGGCCCGCTCCTACTCCGAGATCGTGCCGGGCTCCACGCCCGTGCACCGGATGCTCGCCAAGGACCCGGCGGCGATCATCCTCTCCGGCGGCCCGGCGTCCGTGTACGCCGAGGGCGCTCCGCAGCTCGACCCCGCCCTCTTCGACGCCGGCGTGCCGGTGCTCGGAATCTGCTACGGGTTCCAGGCGATGGCCTCGGCGCTCGGCGGGGACGTCGCCCGCACCGGCCTGCGCGAGTACGGCGGCACCCCGGTCGAGGTCGCCGACGCCGACAGCACGCTGCTGCACGGGCAGCCGGCGCAGCAGAGCGTGTGGATGAGCCACGGCGACGCCGTGCGCGCCGCCCCCGAGGGCTTCTCCGTCGTCGCCTCCAGCCCCGGCGCGCCCGTCGCGGCCTTCGAGGACGACGAGCGGCGGCTGTACGGCGTGCAGTGGCACCCCGAGGTCGGCCACTCCGCCTTCGGCCAGCGCGTGCTGGAGAACTTCCTGCGCCGCGGCGCCGGCGTGCCGGACGACTGGACCACCGGCAACGTCATCGCCGAGCAGGTCGAGCGCATCCGCGCCCAGGTCGGCGACGCCCGCGTCCTCTGCGGCCTGTCGGGAGGGGTCGACTCCGCGGTCGCGGCCGCCCTCGTGCAGCGCGCCGTCGGCGACCAGCTGACCTGCGTCTTCGTCGACCACGGGCTGCTGCGCGCCGGGGAGGCCGAGCAGGTCGAGCAGGACTTCGTCGCCGCCACGGGCGTGAGGCTCGTCGTCGTCGACGCGGTCGAGCAGTTCCTCTCGGCGCTGGCCGGCGTCACCGACCCCGAGGCCAAGCGCAAGGTCATCGGCCGGGAGTTCATCCGCGCGTTCGAGGGCGCGGCCCGCGACCTCGTCACCGGGTCGGGCGCCGAGGACGGCGGGGAGGTGCGCTTCCTCGTCCAGGGCACCCTCTACCCCGACGTCGTGGAGTCCGGCGGCGGCGAGGGCGCCGCCACGATCAAGAGCCACCACAACGTCGGCGGCCTGCCCGAGGACCTGCGGTTCGAGCTGGTGGAGCCGCTGCGCACCCTGTTCAAGGACGAGGTGCGCGCCGTCGGCGCCGAGCTGGGGCTGCCCGAGGCGATCGTGTGGCGCCAGCCGTTCCCCGGCCCCGGCCTGGGCATCCGCATCGTCGGGGAGGTCACGGCCGACCGCCTGGAGACGCTGCGCGCCGCGGACGCGGTCGTGCGCGAGGAGCTGAGCGCCGCAGGCCTGGACCGCTCCATCTGGCAGTGCCCGGTGGTGCTGCTCGCCGACGTCCGCTCCGTGGGCGTGCAGGGCGACGGGCGCACCTACGGGCACCCCGTCGTGCTGCGCCCGGTCACCAGCGAGGACGCCATGACCGCCGACTGGGCCCGGCTGCCGCACGACCTGCTGGCGCGGATCTCCACGCGCATCACCAACGAGGTGCCGGAGGTCAACCGGGTCGTGCTCGACGTGACGAGCAAGCCGCCCGGCACCATCGAGTGGGAGTAG
- a CDS encoding DUF3817 domain-containing protein, translating to MSSVQDRSRRPAGAVRRSVGPALARYRVMAWVTGVMLLLLVAEMAVKYGLLGGRAWAGDLVAIAHGWVYVVYLVTVFDLWSKLRWPFGRFVALVLAGVVPVLSFVVERRIVREVRASGVAR from the coding sequence GTGAGCTCCGTCCAGGACAGGTCCCGCCGTCCCGCCGGGGCGGTGCGCCGCAGCGTCGGCCCGGCCCTGGCCCGCTACCGCGTCATGGCCTGGGTGACCGGCGTGATGCTGCTGCTGCTCGTGGCGGAGATGGCCGTGAAGTACGGGCTCCTGGGCGGGCGGGCCTGGGCGGGGGACCTGGTCGCGATCGCGCACGGCTGGGTGTACGTGGTGTACCTGGTCACCGTGTTCGACCTGTGGTCGAAGCTGCGCTGGCCGTTCGGCCGCTTCGTCGCCCTGGTGCTCGCCGGCGTCGTCCCGGTGCTCTCCTTCGTCGTCGAGCGGCGCATCGTGCGCGAGGTGCGCGCCTCCGGGGTCGCGCGGTGA
- a CDS encoding SURF1 family protein, whose protein sequence is MLRTALRPWSLLLLAVALAAATAFAALGDWQLARSRSQGPPSTAEQVLPLAQVLAPATTFPGTAVGQRVSARGQFLPEEQLLVAGRALDGEEGSWVLAPLQVQAAGGTALLPVVRGWVAAGQEASVPAPPDGEVEVVGRLQPGEPPAGVAPGADGAPALSAVSSADLVNVWQPPLHTGYVVQEEAPAPLAAVPSAAPEPEVDLRNVSYALQWWLFAAFAVFLWWRAVRERHRGEQEERAEEDGAVGGTWEDGPVRHEQVDQQVVEQTQEAGR, encoded by the coding sequence GTGCTGCGAACCGCGCTGCGCCCCTGGTCGCTGCTGCTGCTGGCCGTGGCGCTGGCGGCCGCGACGGCGTTCGCGGCGCTCGGCGACTGGCAGCTGGCGCGCTCGCGCTCGCAGGGCCCGCCGTCCACCGCGGAGCAGGTGCTGCCGCTGGCGCAGGTGCTGGCTCCCGCGACGACCTTCCCCGGGACGGCGGTCGGGCAGCGGGTGAGCGCCCGCGGGCAGTTCCTGCCCGAGGAGCAGCTGCTCGTGGCCGGTCGCGCCCTCGACGGCGAGGAGGGCTCCTGGGTGCTGGCGCCGCTGCAGGTGCAGGCGGCGGGCGGCACCGCGCTGCTGCCCGTGGTGCGCGGCTGGGTGGCCGCGGGGCAGGAGGCGTCGGTGCCCGCCCCGCCGGACGGCGAGGTGGAGGTGGTCGGCCGGCTGCAGCCCGGCGAGCCGCCCGCCGGGGTCGCGCCCGGCGCGGACGGCGCCCCGGCGCTGAGCGCCGTCAGCTCCGCGGACCTCGTCAACGTCTGGCAGCCGCCGCTGCACACGGGCTACGTCGTGCAGGAGGAGGCGCCCGCGCCGCTGGCCGCCGTGCCCAGCGCCGCCCCCGAGCCGGAGGTGGACCTGCGCAACGTCTCCTACGCGCTGCAGTGGTGGCTCTTCGCCGCCTTCGCGGTGTTCCTGTGGTGGCGCGCGGTGCGCGAGCGGCACCGGGGCGAGCAGGAGGAGCGCGCCGAGGAGGACGGCGCCGTCGGCGGGACCTGGGAGGATGGGCCGGTGCGCCACGAGCAGGTCGACCAGCAGGTCGTCGAGCAGACCCAGGAGGCCGGCCGGTGA
- the glpK gene encoding glycerol kinase GlpK, whose protein sequence is MADFIAAIDQGTTSTRCMVFDHSGSVAAVGQKEHQQIFPRAGWVEHDPLEIWGNTREVVGQALARADLVASDLVAVGLTNQRETAVVWDRATGQPVYNAIVWQDTRTDRIVTELGELGGGPDRYKDRVGLPLATYFAGPKVTWILDNVDGARERAERGELLMGTVDSWLLWNMTGGAEGGQHLTDVSNASRTMLMDYRTLAWDESIAADMRIPVSMLPQIRSNSEVYGEGRRAGALAGVEIAGSLGDQQAATFGQVCFTKGMAKNTYGTGNFMLLNTGEEAVASKNGLLTTVCYQLGERKPVYALEGSIAVTGSLVQWLRDNLRVIGGAGEVEAVARSVEDNGGAYFVPAFSGLFAPHWRSDARGALVGLTRYVNRGHVARAVLEATAFQTREVLEAMNADSGVDLTELRVDGGMVANELLMQFQADILGVPVVRPKIAETTALGAAYAAGLAVGFWRDEAELTQQWAEDRRWEPALDRAVADRMYRKWNKAVQRTLDWVDEDDE, encoded by the coding sequence GTGGCCGACTTCATCGCCGCGATCGACCAGGGCACCACGAGCACCCGCTGCATGGTCTTCGACCACTCCGGCTCCGTGGCGGCCGTGGGCCAGAAGGAGCACCAGCAGATCTTCCCCCGCGCGGGGTGGGTCGAGCACGACCCGCTGGAGATCTGGGGCAACACCCGCGAGGTCGTCGGGCAGGCCCTGGCGCGCGCCGACCTGGTCGCCTCGGACCTGGTGGCCGTGGGCCTGACGAACCAGCGCGAGACCGCCGTGGTGTGGGACAGGGCCACGGGGCAGCCGGTCTACAACGCCATCGTCTGGCAGGACACCCGCACCGACCGGATCGTCACCGAGCTCGGGGAGCTGGGCGGGGGCCCGGACCGGTACAAGGACAGGGTCGGCCTGCCGCTGGCGACCTACTTCGCCGGCCCGAAGGTGACGTGGATCCTCGACAACGTCGACGGCGCCCGCGAGCGCGCCGAGCGCGGCGAGCTGCTGATGGGGACCGTCGACTCCTGGCTGCTGTGGAACATGACCGGCGGGGCCGAGGGCGGGCAGCACCTGACCGACGTCTCCAACGCCTCGCGCACCATGCTCATGGACTACCGCACCCTGGCCTGGGACGAGTCCATCGCCGCCGACATGCGCATCCCGGTGTCGATGCTGCCGCAGATCCGCTCCAACTCCGAGGTCTACGGGGAGGGCCGGCGCGCCGGCGCGCTGGCGGGGGTGGAGATCGCCGGGTCCCTCGGCGACCAGCAGGCGGCCACCTTCGGGCAGGTCTGCTTCACCAAGGGCATGGCCAAGAACACCTACGGCACGGGCAACTTCATGCTGCTCAACACCGGGGAGGAGGCGGTGGCCTCCAAGAACGGGCTGCTGACGACGGTCTGCTACCAGCTCGGGGAGCGCAAGCCCGTCTACGCCCTCGAGGGCTCGATCGCCGTCACCGGCTCCCTGGTGCAGTGGCTGCGCGACAACCTGCGCGTCATCGGCGGCGCCGGGGAGGTCGAGGCCGTGGCGCGGTCGGTGGAGGACAACGGCGGCGCGTACTTCGTGCCGGCGTTCTCGGGCCTGTTCGCCCCCCACTGGCGCTCCGACGCCCGCGGCGCGCTGGTCGGGCTGACCCGCTACGTCAACCGCGGCCACGTCGCCCGCGCGGTGCTGGAGGCCACGGCGTTCCAGACCCGCGAGGTGCTGGAGGCCATGAACGCGGACTCCGGGGTGGACCTGACCGAGCTGCGGGTGGACGGCGGCATGGTCGCCAACGAGCTGCTGATGCAGTTCCAGGCCGACATCCTCGGCGTGCCGGTGGTGCGCCCGAAGATCGCCGAGACCACCGCGCTGGGGGCCGCCTACGCCGCCGGGCTCGCCGTGGGGTTCTGGCGCGACGAGGCGGAGCTGACGCAGCAGTGGGCCGAGGACAGGCGCTGGGAGCCGGCCCTGGACCGCGCCGTCGCGGACAGGATGTACCGCAAGTGGAACAAGGCCGTGCAGCGCACCCTCGACTGGGTCGACGAGGACGACGAGTGA
- a CDS encoding MIP/aquaporin family protein: MGQVFVSEVLGTALLLLFGVGVVANVLLTGSKGQGGGWLLINFGWGLGVFVGVYVAFRSGAHLNPAVTVGLLASGADEYAPGVAVGFVSTLVYFAAQLLGAFLGAVLAWLAYRQHYDAHEVAAEQLGTFSTGPAIRGYGWNLVTEAVGTFALLYWILVSGNTPSQLGPLAVALVVVGIGASLGGPTGYAINPARDLGPRIAHAVLPIRGKGTSDWGYAWVPVVGPIIGAVVAGLLYQVVV, translated from the coding sequence CTGGGTCAGGTCTTCGTCTCGGAGGTGCTCGGCACGGCGCTGCTGCTCCTGTTCGGCGTCGGCGTCGTGGCCAACGTCCTGCTGACGGGGTCCAAGGGCCAGGGCGGCGGCTGGCTGCTGATCAACTTCGGGTGGGGGCTGGGCGTCTTCGTCGGCGTCTACGTCGCCTTCCGCTCCGGAGCGCACCTGAACCCGGCCGTGACGGTGGGCCTGCTGGCCTCGGGGGCCGACGAGTACGCCCCGGGCGTGGCGGTCGGGTTCGTCAGCACGCTGGTCTACTTCGCGGCGCAGCTCCTCGGGGCCTTCCTCGGCGCGGTGCTGGCGTGGCTGGCCTACCGCCAGCACTACGACGCCCACGAGGTGGCGGCGGAGCAGCTCGGCACGTTCTCCACCGGCCCCGCGATCCGCGGCTACGGCTGGAACCTCGTCACCGAGGCGGTCGGGACGTTCGCGCTCCTGTACTGGATCCTCGTCTCCGGCAACACGCCCAGCCAGCTCGGCCCGCTGGCCGTCGCCCTCGTCGTCGTCGGCATCGGCGCCTCCCTCGGCGGCCCCACCGGCTACGCCATCAACCCCGCCCGCGACCTGGGCCCGCGCATCGCCCACGCGGTGCTGCCGATCCGCGGCAAGGGCACCAGCGACTGGGGCTACGCCTGGGTGCCGGTGGTCGGTCCGATCATCGGCGCCGTCGTCGCCGGCCTGCTCTACCAGGTCGTGGTGTGA
- a CDS encoding glycerol-3-phosphate dehydrogenase/oxidase, with translation MSYDDALSPQHRERSWHELSGERFDVLVVGGGVTGAGAALDATTRGLRTALVEQRDWASGTSSRSSKLFHGGLRYLEQLNFALVHEALRERELNLTTLAPHLVKPVSFLYPLNHRFWERPYVGAGMALYDAMAGLTSTRAVPLHRHLTRHGALRLAPGLKPGAFKGALRYYDAQADDARHTLTVVRTAAHYGAVVRSSTEVVGLLHEGDRIVGATVRDVETGAQTEVRARVVVNCTGVWTDDVQKMAGGRGRFRVRASKGVHIVVPRDRFASETGLILRTEKSVLFFIPWGTRWIIGTTDTDWDLDRAHPAATRADIDYILEHANEVLATPLTHDDVRGVYAGLRPLLAGEEEGTSALSREHAVARPQPGLISIAGGKYTTYRVMAADAIDAAREDLGPSVADSVTARVPLLGAEGYYALVNQVDALAEQHGVPPWRLHHLLDRYGSMALDVLALAEDDPSLLEPLPGAEDYLRAEIRYAATHEGALHLDDLLARRTRMSIEYSHRGVGSARAAAELVADVLGWDDERVEAEVSSYTERVEAERASQELPTDEASDAARRAAPDSRPLLV, from the coding sequence GTGAGCTACGACGACGCCCTCAGCCCGCAGCACCGCGAGCGCTCCTGGCACGAGCTGTCGGGCGAGCGCTTCGACGTCCTGGTCGTCGGCGGCGGGGTGACGGGGGCGGGCGCCGCCCTCGACGCGACGACCCGCGGCCTGCGCACCGCGCTGGTCGAGCAGCGCGACTGGGCGTCGGGCACGTCCTCGCGCTCGAGCAAGCTCTTCCACGGCGGGCTGCGCTACCTCGAGCAGCTGAACTTCGCGCTCGTGCACGAGGCCCTGCGCGAGCGGGAGCTGAACCTGACCACGCTCGCCCCGCACCTGGTCAAGCCCGTCTCCTTCCTCTACCCCCTCAACCACCGGTTCTGGGAGCGCCCCTACGTCGGCGCGGGCATGGCCCTGTACGACGCGATGGCGGGCCTGACGAGCACCCGCGCGGTGCCGCTGCACAGGCACCTGACCCGCCACGGCGCGCTGCGCCTGGCCCCGGGCCTGAAGCCGGGCGCCTTCAAGGGGGCGCTGCGCTACTACGACGCGCAGGCGGACGACGCCCGCCACACCCTCACCGTGGTGCGCACCGCTGCGCACTACGGCGCGGTGGTGCGCTCCTCGACCGAGGTCGTCGGCCTGCTGCACGAGGGCGACCGCATCGTCGGGGCCACCGTGCGCGACGTGGAGACCGGGGCGCAGACCGAGGTCCGCGCCCGCGTGGTCGTCAACTGCACCGGGGTGTGGACCGACGACGTGCAGAAGATGGCCGGGGGCCGCGGGCGCTTCCGGGTGCGCGCGTCCAAGGGCGTGCACATCGTCGTCCCGCGCGACCGGTTCGCCTCCGAGACGGGGCTGATCCTGCGCACCGAGAAGTCGGTGCTGTTCTTCATCCCCTGGGGCACCCGCTGGATCATCGGGACGACGGACACCGACTGGGACCTCGACCGCGCGCACCCGGCGGCGACCAGGGCCGACATCGACTACATCCTCGAGCACGCCAACGAGGTGCTGGCCACCCCGCTGACCCACGACGACGTGCGCGGCGTCTACGCCGGGCTGCGCCCGCTGCTGGCCGGCGAGGAGGAGGGCACGAGCGCGCTCTCGCGCGAGCACGCCGTCGCCCGCCCGCAGCCGGGGCTGATCTCGATCGCCGGCGGCAAGTACACGACCTACCGGGTCATGGCGGCCGACGCGATCGACGCCGCGCGGGAGGACCTCGGCCCCTCCGTCGCCGACTCCGTGACCGCGAGGGTGCCGCTGCTCGGCGCGGAGGGCTACTACGCGCTGGTCAACCAGGTCGACGCGCTCGCCGAGCAGCACGGGGTGCCGCCGTGGCGGCTGCACCACCTGCTCGACCGGTACGGGTCGATGGCCCTGGACGTGCTGGCCCTCGCCGAAGACGACCCGTCGCTGCTCGAGCCGCTGCCCGGCGCGGAGGACTACCTGCGCGCCGAGATCCGCTACGCCGCCACGCACGAGGGGGCGCTGCACCTGGACGACCTGCTCGCCCGGCGCACGCGCATGTCCATCGAGTACTCCCACCGCGGGGTGGGCTCCGCGCGCGCGGCCGCCGAGCTGGTGGCCGACGTCCTCGGCTGGGATGACGAGCGGGTGGAGGCCGAGGTGAGCTCCTACACCGAGCGGGTCGAGGCCGAGCGCGCCTCGCAGGAGCTGCCGACCGACGAGGCGTCCGACGCCGCCCGGCGGGCCGCCCCGGACTCCCGGCCGCTGCTGGTGTGA
- a CDS encoding fasciclin domain-containing protein, with product MSPRLSRATAAGLLACCLGAGALSCTGGTDAGTDAGTDAGTDAGTDPAATQAPAPDGSASAGTTAAAPFGPGCASLPSGGQLPDQPLSSALASVPQLSRLASAVESAGLGQRLDDLPAGAVFAPSDDAFASLGISDLAALADPASRGEVLQYHVVPQGLAPEVAGTYETLQGGTLTVEGSGQEYTVDGEASIVCGGIRADDSTIYVVDALLTPPR from the coding sequence GTGTCCCCTCGCCTCAGCCGAGCCACCGCGGCCGGCCTGCTCGCGTGCTGCCTCGGTGCGGGCGCCCTCTCCTGCACCGGTGGCACCGACGCCGGCACCGACGCCGGCACCGACGCCGGCACCGACGCCGGCACCGACCCGGCGGCGACGCAGGCACCCGCCCCGGACGGCTCGGCGAGCGCCGGCACCACCGCCGCCGCGCCGTTCGGGCCCGGCTGCGCCTCCCTGCCCTCCGGCGGCCAGCTGCCGGACCAGCCGCTGTCCTCGGCGCTGGCGAGCGTGCCGCAGCTGTCGCGCCTGGCGAGCGCCGTGGAGTCCGCCGGCCTGGGCCAGCGGCTCGACGACCTGCCCGCGGGCGCGGTCTTCGCCCCCAGCGACGACGCCTTCGCCTCCCTGGGGATCTCCGACCTCGCCGCCCTGGCCGATCCGGCCTCGCGCGGTGAGGTGCTGCAGTACCACGTCGTGCCGCAGGGGCTGGCCCCGGAGGTCGCCGGGACCTACGAGACCCTCCAGGGCGGCACCCTCACGGTCGAGGGCAGCGGCCAGGAGTACACGGTCGACGGCGAGGCGTCGATCGTGTGCGGAGGCATCCGGGCCGACGACTCCACGATCTACGTCGTCGACGCGCTCCTGACCCCTCCCCGGTGA
- a CDS encoding GuaB3 family IMP dehydrogenase-related protein, whose protein sequence is MSEIEIGRGKRGRRAYSFDDVAVVPSRRTRDPEVVSVSWKLDAYAFEVPVMAAPMDSVVSPATAIAMGRLGGVGVLDLEGLWTRYPDPEPLLAEIAGLDAAVATARMQELYAAPIDPDLVTERIAQVRGAGVVVAGALSPQRTQQLWKTVVDAGVDLFVIRGTTVSAEHVAAPDVEPLNLKQFIYELDVPVVVGGAATYTAALHLMRTGAAGVLVGFGGGAAHTTRTTLGIHAPMASAVADVAAARRDYLDESGGRYVHVIADGGMGRSGDVVKAFACGSDAVMLGAALARASEAPGRGWHWGPEAHHGELPRGLRVHVGTVGSLRDILLGPGRTADGTTNLVGALRRAMATTGYSDLKEFQRVDVVVSPYQPT, encoded by the coding sequence GTGAGCGAGATCGAGATCGGCCGCGGCAAGCGGGGGCGGCGCGCGTACTCCTTCGACGACGTGGCCGTCGTGCCCAGCCGGCGCACGCGCGACCCAGAGGTCGTGTCCGTCTCCTGGAAGCTGGACGCGTACGCGTTCGAGGTGCCGGTGATGGCCGCGCCCATGGACTCCGTGGTCTCCCCGGCCACCGCCATCGCCATGGGCCGCCTCGGCGGCGTCGGCGTCCTCGACCTCGAGGGCCTGTGGACCCGCTACCCCGACCCCGAGCCCCTGCTCGCGGAGATCGCCGGGCTCGACGCCGCGGTCGCCACGGCCCGCATGCAGGAGCTGTACGCCGCGCCCATCGACCCCGACCTCGTCACCGAGCGCATCGCGCAGGTGCGCGGCGCCGGCGTCGTCGTCGCCGGGGCGCTCAGCCCCCAGCGCACCCAGCAGCTGTGGAAGACGGTCGTGGACGCCGGCGTCGACCTGTTCGTCATCCGCGGCACCACGGTCTCGGCCGAGCACGTGGCCGCCCCCGACGTGGAGCCGCTGAACCTCAAGCAGTTCATCTACGAGCTCGACGTGCCCGTCGTCGTCGGGGGAGCGGCCACGTACACCGCGGCGCTGCACCTGATGCGCACCGGCGCCGCCGGCGTGCTCGTGGGGTTCGGCGGGGGAGCGGCGCACACCACGCGCACCACGCTCGGCATCCACGCGCCCATGGCCAGCGCCGTCGCGGACGTCGCCGCCGCCCGGCGGGACTACCTCGACGAGTCCGGCGGCCGGTACGTGCACGTCATCGCGGACGGCGGCATGGGCCGCTCCGGCGACGTCGTCAAGGCGTTCGCCTGCGGCTCGGACGCCGTGATGCTGGGGGCGGCGCTCGCGCGCGCCAGCGAGGCGCCCGGGCGCGGCTGGCACTGGGGGCCTGAGGCCCACCACGGCGAGCTGCCCCGGGGGCTGAGGGTGCACGTGGGCACCGTCGGCTCGCTGCGGGACATCCTGCTCGGGCCCGGGCGCACCGCGGACGGCACGACGAACCTCGTCGGCGCGCTGCGCCGGGCGATGGCGACGACCGGGTACTCCGACCTCAAGGAGTTCCAGCGCGTCGACGTCGTCGTCTCCCCGTACCAGCCGACCTGA